In Burkholderiales bacterium, the following are encoded in one genomic region:
- the rsmB gene encoding 16S rRNA (cytosine(967)-C(5))-methyltransferase RsmB → MTLGMDASQRQAAAAIVRVMAGTTLAKALEDSAAQASPARSFVHELAYGTLRHWGTLEAIVRALAHQRPGDPMLVAILAVALYQLEHMRAEPHAVVDRAVAAAGDAVRPQAKGLANALLRRYLRERDGVLARVNATPVARWSHPRWWIARVRSDWPGEWERILEAGNARPPLTLRANLRVNSREALVARLRAAAVECEPVGESGVILAAARPVRELPGFDEGAFSVQDAGAQLAAHLLGARDGERVLDACAAPGGKATHVLERADVALLALDSDASRLVRVHENLARLRLADRRVQVAAGDAASPASWWDGVPFDRIVADVPCTASGIVRRHPDVKWLRRASDVASFARVQSAMLDALWGCLARGGTLLYVTCSVFVEENETQAEAFAARTPDALRESCDFPADARGSGGQLLPSLPGAPHNQDGFFYARFRKA, encoded by the coding sequence GTGACGCTCGGAATGGACGCCTCGCAGCGCCAGGCCGCCGCCGCGATCGTGCGCGTGATGGCCGGCACGACGCTCGCGAAGGCGCTCGAGGACTCGGCCGCGCAGGCGTCGCCGGCGCGCTCGTTCGTGCACGAACTGGCCTACGGGACGCTGCGCCATTGGGGGACGCTGGAGGCGATCGTGCGCGCGCTCGCGCACCAGAGGCCCGGCGACCCGATGCTGGTCGCGATCCTCGCGGTGGCGCTCTATCAGCTCGAGCACATGCGCGCGGAGCCGCATGCGGTCGTCGACCGGGCGGTGGCCGCCGCCGGCGACGCGGTGCGGCCGCAGGCGAAGGGTCTCGCGAACGCGCTGCTGCGTCGATACCTGCGCGAGCGCGACGGCGTGCTCGCGCGCGTGAACGCGACGCCCGTCGCGCGCTGGTCGCATCCGCGCTGGTGGATCGCGCGCGTGCGAAGCGACTGGCCGGGCGAGTGGGAGCGCATCCTCGAGGCCGGCAACGCGCGTCCGCCGCTCACGCTGCGGGCGAACCTGCGCGTCAACTCGCGCGAGGCGCTCGTCGCGCGCCTGCGCGCGGCGGCGGTCGAGTGCGAACCGGTGGGCGAGAGCGGCGTGATCCTCGCGGCCGCGCGGCCGGTGCGCGAACTCCCCGGCTTCGACGAGGGCGCGTTCTCGGTGCAGGATGCGGGCGCGCAGCTCGCGGCGCATCTCCTCGGCGCGCGCGACGGCGAGCGCGTGCTCGACGCCTGCGCCGCGCCCGGCGGCAAGGCGACGCACGTCCTCGAGCGCGCCGACGTCGCGCTCCTCGCGCTCGACAGCGACGCGTCGAGGCTCGTGCGCGTGCACGAGAATCTCGCACGCCTGCGGCTCGCCGACCGCCGCGTGCAGGTGGCCGCCGGCGACGCGGCGTCACCCGCATCGTGGTGGGACGGCGTGCCGTTCGACCGCATCGTCGCGGACGTGCCCTGCACGGCGTCGGGGATCGTGCGCCGGCACCCCGACGTCAAGTGGCTGCGCCGCGCGAGCGACGTGGCGTCGTTCGCGCGGGTGCAATCCGCGATGCTCGACGCGCTGTGGGGCTGCCTCGCGCGGGGCGGGACGCTCCTCTACGTCACCTGCTCGGTGTTCGTCGAGGAGAACGAGACGCAGGCGGAGGCCTTCGCCGCCCGGACCCCCGATGCGTTGCGCGAAAGCTGCGATTTCCCGGCCGATGCGCGCGGGAGCGGGGGGCAACTCTTGCCTTCGCTCCCGGGCGCGCCCCACAATCAGGACGGTTTCTTCTACGCGCGGTTCCGCAAGGCGTGA
- a CDS encoding potassium transporter Kup has product MSAPEAPGTRQPMGVLMLGAIGVVFGDVGTSPLYTMREVFGPHHGLVLNAESVLGLLSIVFWALMIIVTFKYVTLIMRADNRGEGGILALTALVSGRLARESRLRWWLVGLGIFGAAMFFGDAMITPAVTVLGAIEGIEVMTPALDPYVVPLALVILIALFAIQKHGTGSVGALFGPVCALWFVALALLGIHQLWLNPSVLAALSPTHAVGFAVNHPRATFLALGAVVLAVTGTEALYADMGHFGVKPIRRAWLFFVMPALVLNYFGQGALLLSDPTAIRNPFYLLAPGWALPPLVVLATAAAVIASQAVISGAYSIARAAVQMGYCPRIAIRHTSEKTMGQIYVPFINWTLLVAVALLVVGFQSSSALAGAYGIAVTMSMLIDSILIYFVMRRLWKWPRLVAFGIAAPLALIDTAFLASNSLKIPDGGWFPLLIGAVVFTLLTTWKRGRKVLMDRLSEDALPLREFIQSIELAPPVRVEGTAVFLTSTPDQVPHALLHNLKHNKVLHERVVFLTVVTRDIPYVAIDERLEIEDLGCEFTRMRAYYGFKEDPDVPEVMELADRSGFRFEMMETSFFVSRETLIPSVRPGMAMWRERLFSSMSKNAIKASDFFHVPANRVVELGTQVEL; this is encoded by the coding sequence ATGAGCGCGCCGGAGGCCCCCGGAACCCGTCAGCCGATGGGCGTGCTGATGCTCGGCGCGATCGGCGTCGTGTTCGGCGACGTCGGCACCTCGCCGCTGTACACGATGCGCGAGGTGTTCGGGCCGCACCACGGCCTCGTCCTCAACGCCGAGAGCGTGCTGGGCCTGCTGTCGATCGTGTTCTGGGCGCTGATGATCATCGTCACCTTCAAGTACGTGACGCTGATCATGCGAGCCGACAACCGCGGCGAGGGCGGCATCCTCGCGCTGACCGCGCTCGTGTCGGGACGGCTCGCGCGCGAGAGCCGGTTGCGCTGGTGGCTCGTCGGACTCGGGATCTTCGGCGCGGCGATGTTCTTCGGCGACGCGATGATCACGCCCGCGGTCACGGTGCTGGGCGCGATCGAGGGCATCGAGGTGATGACGCCGGCGCTCGATCCGTACGTGGTGCCGCTCGCGCTCGTCATCCTGATCGCGCTGTTCGCGATCCAGAAGCACGGGACCGGATCGGTCGGCGCGCTCTTCGGGCCGGTCTGCGCCCTGTGGTTCGTCGCGCTCGCGCTCCTCGGCATCCACCAGCTCTGGCTCAACCCCTCGGTGCTCGCGGCGCTCTCGCCCACCCACGCGGTCGGCTTCGCGGTGAACCACCCGAGGGCCACGTTCCTCGCGCTCGGCGCCGTCGTGCTGGCGGTCACCGGGACGGAGGCGCTCTACGCGGACATGGGGCACTTCGGCGTGAAGCCGATCCGGCGGGCGTGGCTCTTCTTCGTGATGCCCGCGCTGGTGCTGAACTACTTCGGGCAGGGCGCGCTGCTCCTGTCGGATCCGACGGCGATCCGCAATCCGTTCTACCTGCTCGCGCCGGGCTGGGCGCTCCCGCCGCTCGTCGTCCTCGCGACCGCGGCCGCGGTGATCGCGTCGCAGGCCGTCATCTCCGGCGCCTACTCCATCGCGCGCGCCGCGGTGCAGATGGGCTACTGCCCGCGAATCGCGATCCGGCACACCTCCGAGAAGACGATGGGCCAGATCTACGTGCCCTTCATCAACTGGACGCTCCTCGTGGCGGTCGCTCTCCTGGTCGTCGGCTTCCAGAGCTCGAGCGCGCTCGCCGGCGCGTACGGGATCGCGGTCACGATGTCGATGCTGATCGATTCGATCCTGATCTATTTCGTGATGCGCCGGCTGTGGAAGTGGCCGCGCCTGGTCGCCTTCGGGATCGCCGCGCCGCTCGCGCTGATCGACACCGCGTTCCTCGCGTCGAACTCGCTCAAGATCCCCGACGGCGGCTGGTTCCCGCTCCTGATCGGCGCGGTGGTGTTCACGCTCCTCACGACCTGGAAGCGCGGACGCAAGGTCCTGATGGACCGCCTCTCCGAGGACGCGCTGCCGCTGCGCGAGTTCATCCAGTCGATCGAACTCGCGCCGCCGGTGCGCGTCGAGGGCACCGCGGTGTTCCTGACCTCGACGCCCGACCAGGTCCCGCACGCGCTCCTGCACAACCTCAAGCACAACAAGGTGCTGCACGAGCGCGTCGTGTTCCTCACGGTCGTGACGCGGGACATCCCGTACGTCGCGATCGACGAGCGCCTCGAGATCGAGGACCTGGGCTGCGAGTTCACGCGGATGCGCGCGTACTACGGCTTCAAGGAGGACCCGGACGTGCCCGAGGTGATGGAACTCGCGGACCGGTCGGGGTTCCGCTTCGAGATGATGGAGACGTCGTTCTTCGTGTCGCGGGAGACGCTGATCCCGTCGGTGCGTCCCGGCATGGCGATGTGGCGCGAGCGCCTGTTCTCGTCGATGTCGAAGAACGCGATCAAGGCCTCCGACTTCTTCCACGTCCCGGCGAACCGGGTGGTGGAACTCGGCACCCAGGTCGAGTTGTAG
- a CDS encoding methionyl-tRNA formyltransferase, with the protein MVIGTLRVGFAGTPAFAARALDAIARAGFTIPLVLSQPDRPKGRGLAVEAPPVKALADELGLRVLQPVSLKSEAGRAPALDVALDVLVVAAYGLILPPAILGWPRHGCLNIHASILPRWRGAAPIVRAIEAGDRTTGITIMQMDAGLDTGPMIDVVELPIRDRETAGTLHDRLAEAGAQAIVAVLGRLAEAGTLRATPQPAEGATYAAKVGRSDAAIDWTRDAPTLDRQVRAFDPVPGAHARCRDEPVKIWRAQPCAATRAGAPGEVTAVDPGALTVACGADGRTALRLLEVQPAGGRRMTAAAWAVGRGIGPGARFGPGTTGAAT; encoded by the coding sequence ATCGTCATCGGCACCCTACGCGTCGGCTTCGCGGGGACCCCGGCGTTCGCCGCACGGGCGCTCGACGCGATCGCCCGGGCCGGCTTCACGATACCGCTGGTCCTGTCGCAGCCCGATCGGCCGAAAGGCCGAGGCCTCGCGGTCGAGGCCCCGCCGGTCAAGGCGCTGGCGGACGAGCTCGGTCTGCGGGTGCTGCAGCCCGTCTCGCTCAAGTCCGAGGCCGGTCGCGCCCCGGCGCTCGACGTCGCGCTCGACGTCCTGGTGGTGGCCGCCTACGGCCTGATCCTGCCGCCGGCGATCCTCGGCTGGCCGCGTCACGGTTGCCTCAACATCCACGCATCGATCCTCCCGCGCTGGCGAGGCGCGGCGCCGATCGTCCGCGCGATCGAGGCCGGCGACCGCACGACCGGGATCACCATCATGCAGATGGACGCGGGCCTCGACACCGGACCGATGATCGACGTCGTCGAACTGCCGATCCGCGACCGCGAGACTGCCGGGACGCTGCATGACCGGCTCGCGGAGGCCGGCGCGCAGGCGATCGTGGCGGTGCTCGGGCGCCTCGCCGAGGCCGGCACGCTGCGGGCGACGCCGCAGCCGGCGGAAGGCGCGACCTATGCGGCGAAAGTCGGTCGCAGCGACGCCGCGATCGACTGGACGCGCGACGCGCCGACGCTCGACCGGCAGGTGCGCGCGTTCGACCCGGTGCCCGGCGCACACGCGCGATGTCGCGACGAGCCCGTCAAGATCTGGCGCGCGCAACCATGCGCGGCGACGCGCGCGGGCGCTCCCGGCGAAGTGACGGCGGTCGATCCGGGCGCGCTCACGGTCGCGTGCGGCGCGGACGGGCGCACGGCCCTGCGCCTGCTCGAGGTCCAGCCGGCCGGTGGCCGCCGCATGACGGCCGCAGCCTGGGCCGTCGGGCGAGGGATCGGCCCGGGCGCGCGGTTCGGTCCCGGCACGACGGGCGCCGCGACGTGA
- a CDS encoding sigma-54-dependent Fis family transcriptional regulator has translation MSALAREILVVDDEVGIRELLSEILQDEGYRVAVAENAHEARAYRARTQPSLVLLDIWMPDTDGVTLLREWGSGGLLTMPVVMMSGHGTIETAVEATRIGAFDFLEKPIGLAKLLGTIARALKSAAAREPRRVSLSALGTSAPVREAERQLEGLLAARRPILILGEPGTGHDAAAQALRASDAPWVALADGARLAAGPASLLEDAGEGAIYCAEIGAYSKAEQKGLAFLLTKLERPGIGLVATSAEPLGALAAEGRFDAALLSALSSGSVMLPPLRARREDIPPLIERYWREGGTGEPLLATLPPATLATLANAHWPGNLDQLANVVSNLKLLRGDISPDHAKRLIGESAAASGGGPVAPELTARFFDLPLREAREAFERIYFEQLLGREQANMSRVADKAGLERTHLYRKLKQLNIRFSRRGDDSTPPG, from the coding sequence ATGAGCGCGCTCGCGCGAGAGATTCTCGTCGTCGACGACGAGGTCGGCATCCGGGAACTCCTGTCGGAGATCCTTCAGGACGAGGGGTACCGCGTCGCGGTGGCCGAGAACGCCCACGAGGCGCGCGCCTACCGCGCGCGGACGCAGCCCTCGCTCGTGCTGCTCGACATCTGGATGCCCGATACCGACGGCGTGACGCTCTTGCGCGAATGGGGGAGCGGCGGGCTCCTCACGATGCCGGTGGTCATGATGTCGGGCCACGGCACGATCGAGACCGCGGTCGAGGCCACCCGCATCGGCGCGTTCGACTTCCTCGAGAAGCCGATCGGCCTCGCCAAGCTCCTCGGCACGATCGCGCGCGCGCTCAAGTCCGCCGCCGCGCGCGAACCGAGGCGCGTGTCGCTCTCGGCGCTCGGCACGAGCGCGCCGGTGCGCGAGGCCGAACGGCAGCTCGAGGGCCTGCTCGCGGCGCGCCGGCCGATCCTGATCCTCGGCGAACCGGGCACCGGACACGATGCGGCCGCCCAGGCCTTGCGCGCGAGCGACGCGCCGTGGGTCGCGCTCGCGGACGGAGCGCGTCTCGCCGCGGGCCCCGCCTCGCTCCTCGAGGATGCCGGCGAGGGCGCCATCTACTGTGCGGAGATCGGCGCCTACTCGAAGGCGGAGCAGAAGGGCCTCGCGTTCCTGCTCACCAAGCTCGAGCGCCCGGGCATCGGGCTCGTCGCGACGTCCGCCGAGCCCCTCGGCGCGCTCGCGGCCGAGGGACGCTTCGACGCCGCGCTGCTGTCGGCGCTGTCGTCGGGATCGGTGATGCTGCCGCCGCTCCGCGCGCGCCGCGAGGACATCCCTCCGCTGATCGAGCGGTACTGGCGCGAGGGCGGCACCGGGGAGCCGCTGCTCGCGACCCTGCCGCCGGCGACGCTCGCGACGCTCGCGAACGCGCACTGGCCGGGCAATCTCGACCAGCTCGCGAATGTCGTGTCGAACCTGAAACTCCTGCGCGGCGACATCTCGCCCGACCACGCGAAGCGCCTGATCGGTGAATCCGCCGCCGCGTCCGGCGGCGGGCCGGTCGCCCCGGAGCTGACCGCGCGCTTCTTCGACCTGCCGCTCCGCGAGGCGCGCGAGGCCTTCGAACGCATCTACTTCGAGCAGCTCCTCGGCCGCGAGCAGGCCAACATGAGCCGCGTCGCGGACAAGGCGGGCCTCGAACGCACGCACCTCTACCGCAAGCTGAAGCAGCTCAACATCCGCTTCTCCCGCCGCGGCGACGACAGCACGCCGCCGGGCTGA
- a CDS encoding DUF4390 domain-containing protein produces MTTRPTPFRSAAPDDPARRRALGLAAAVALGALAGAARADTIPVKTAELRVEDGEVVLNAEFEIAFTPTLEEALQKGVPLYFVLDVELARPRWYWLDEKVHSTATTWRVSYAPLTQQYRVASGLFAQNLASIAEVERLIGRVTSRPILRADELQAGVRYEVAVRLRLDVNQLPKPFQVNALASREWQLASDWKRFSFAP; encoded by the coding sequence ATGACGACCCGGCCAACCCCGTTCCGTTCCGCCGCGCCCGACGATCCCGCGCGGCGGCGCGCGCTCGGTTTGGCGGCGGCGGTGGCGCTCGGCGCGCTGGCGGGTGCCGCCCGCGCCGACACGATCCCGGTGAAGACCGCCGAGTTGCGCGTCGAGGACGGCGAGGTCGTGCTCAACGCCGAGTTCGAGATCGCGTTCACCCCGACGCTCGAGGAGGCGCTGCAGAAGGGCGTGCCGCTCTACTTCGTGCTCGACGTCGAACTCGCGCGGCCGCGCTGGTACTGGCTCGACGAGAAGGTGCACTCGACCGCGACGACCTGGCGGGTCTCCTACGCGCCGCTGACGCAGCAGTACCGCGTCGCGAGCGGGCTCTTCGCGCAGAATCTCGCGTCGATCGCCGAGGTCGAGCGGCTGATCGGCCGCGTGACCTCGCGGCCGATCCTGCGCGCCGACGAGTTGCAGGCCGGGGTGCGCTACGAGGTGGCGGTTCGGCTGCGGCTCGACGTGAATCAGCTGCCCAAGCCGTTCCAGGTGAACGCGCTGGCCTCGCGCGAGTGGCAGCTCGCGAGCGACTGGAAGCGTTTCTCGTTCGCGCCATGA
- a CDS encoding LysM peptidoglycan-binding domain-containing protein, whose amino-acid sequence MRQQFTMGRRLALALAAGAIIGAWPARAADPVVLAEGAPSSYTVQKGDTLWGISGKFLKDPWRWPDVWRMNREQIQNPHRIYPGDVVVLDYTADGQPRLSIAQAPRAAQASVGAGTWGDARLSPRVRSEALDAQAIPSIPPGDIEPYLTKPVITQTAGLLDAPEIVEGRERDRVVRGAGDRVYVVGLDPRLGDRWYIYRPGRALVSPSGEVLGFENRWLGSVRVERFAEVSTVQIVESNEEIFVGDRLLPVPRETIVNFVPRAPDKDLHGRIISSYRNSSEMGRGAIVTLDLGRQQGLEVGHVLAIYKTVPPIIDPRPDQSAPFMLRFLDQTTTFLPKKQLAVPDERAGLLFVFRVFDNVAYAILLNTTDPVVVGDAVRRP is encoded by the coding sequence ATGCGTCAACAGTTTACCATGGGGAGGCGGCTCGCCCTCGCGCTCGCCGCCGGCGCGATCATCGGCGCGTGGCCCGCGCGCGCGGCCGATCCGGTCGTGCTCGCGGAAGGGGCGCCTTCGTCGTACACGGTGCAAAAAGGCGACACTCTCTGGGGGATTTCGGGCAAGTTCCTCAAGGATCCGTGGCGCTGGCCGGACGTCTGGCGGATGAACCGCGAGCAGATCCAGAACCCGCACCGCATCTACCCGGGCGACGTCGTCGTCCTCGACTACACGGCGGACGGCCAACCCCGGCTGTCGATCGCGCAGGCGCCAAGGGCGGCCCAGGCGAGCGTCGGTGCGGGAACCTGGGGCGACGCGCGGCTCTCGCCGAGGGTGCGCTCCGAGGCGCTCGACGCCCAGGCGATCCCGAGCATCCCGCCCGGCGACATCGAACCCTACCTGACCAAGCCAGTCATCACGCAGACCGCCGGCCTGCTCGACGCCCCCGAGATCGTCGAGGGGCGCGAGCGCGACCGCGTCGTGCGCGGCGCCGGCGACCGCGTCTACGTCGTCGGATTGGACCCCAGGCTCGGCGACCGCTGGTACATCTACCGCCCCGGCCGGGCGCTCGTTTCGCCTTCCGGCGAGGTGCTGGGCTTCGAGAACCGCTGGCTGGGTTCGGTGCGCGTCGAACGCTTCGCCGAGGTCTCGACGGTGCAGATCGTCGAGTCGAACGAGGAGATCTTCGTCGGCGACCGCCTGCTTCCCGTGCCGCGCGAGACGATCGTCAACTTCGTGCCGCGCGCGCCCGACAAGGACCTGCACGGCCGGATCATCTCGTCGTACCGCAACTCGAGCGAGATGGGCCGCGGCGCGATCGTCACGCTCGATCTCGGCCGGCAGCAGGGCCTCGAGGTCGGCCACGTGCTCGCGATCTACAAGACCGTGCCGCCGATCATCGATCCCCGCCCCGACCAGAGCGCGCCGTTCATGCTGCGCTTCCTCGACCAGACGACGACCTTCCTGCCGAAGAAGCAACTGGCGGTGCCCGACGAGCGCGCCGGCCTGCTCTTCGTGTTCCGGGTGTTCGACAACGTCGCCTACGCGATCCTGCTCAACACGACCGATCCGGTCGTGGTCGGCGACGCCGTGCGTCGTCCCTAG
- a CDS encoding HAMP domain-containing protein — protein sequence MRWLLIASASVSAIALFLLATATENTQLFARGYDTLLVINVALVGLLMLVVGGQLWRLRRNYSRGVFGSRLATRLVLLFALVAVLPGALVYAVSVQFLGRSIESWFDVRVDRALEGGLALSRNALDYLAREATNKATQIAEQLGEATGQSALVLSRATEQLGVSEAALFSASGGVLAVAGAAGGPVSPEPPPAQATRRARLQLPYSSIDPLPAGGFQLRVVVPVNSADRREPIRFLQLIEPVPRSLAQEIEKAEAGYRDYQEIAFTRQALERLYALTLTLTLLLALTSALGLAVVLSERFSAPLGLLAEGTRAVAQGDFTRRQPVTSRDELGVLTESFNTMTGQLADAHARDEESRRAIETTRAYLESILGNLSAGVLAFDDRERLRTANPSASVILQQPIAELAGVPLSEWGRRLPSLAPFAELVAEGFRGAREGQWQREAPCAVGNLSRTLLMRGSRLPGEPHGYIVVFDDVSELVQAQRDAAWAEVARRLAHEIKNPLTPIQLSAERLAVKLESRLEGTDQETLKRGTQTIVSQVAAMKHMVDDFAVYARQPRPGQMQAVDLSALLLDVLALYDNLRPAVSLDLPGAPVVVQGEPTRLRQVLHNLLKNAIEAQADRDDASCAVALRAAADAGEATLTVADGGPGFPPDVLAHAFEPYVTTKAKGTGLGLAIVRKIVDEHGGRVSISNLAPHGARVAITLPLAKA from the coding sequence CTGCGCTGGCTCCTGATCGCGTCGGCGAGCGTCTCGGCGATCGCGCTGTTCCTGCTCGCGACCGCCACCGAGAACACGCAGCTCTTCGCGCGCGGCTACGACACGCTCCTCGTGATCAACGTCGCGCTGGTCGGGCTCCTGATGCTCGTCGTGGGTGGGCAGCTCTGGCGGTTGCGGCGCAACTACAGCCGGGGCGTGTTCGGCTCGCGGCTCGCGACGCGGCTCGTGCTGCTGTTCGCGCTGGTCGCGGTCCTGCCCGGCGCGCTCGTCTACGCGGTGTCGGTGCAGTTCCTCGGGCGCTCGATCGAGAGCTGGTTCGACGTGCGCGTCGACCGCGCGCTCGAAGGCGGGCTCGCGCTGTCCCGCAACGCGCTCGACTACCTCGCGCGCGAGGCGACCAACAAGGCGACGCAGATCGCCGAGCAACTGGGCGAGGCGACCGGCCAGAGCGCGCTGGTGCTGTCGCGCGCGACCGAGCAGCTCGGAGTGTCGGAGGCCGCGCTCTTCTCGGCCTCGGGCGGGGTGCTCGCCGTGGCGGGCGCGGCGGGCGGCCCGGTGTCGCCGGAACCGCCGCCCGCGCAGGCGACGCGACGCGCGCGGCTGCAGCTCCCGTACTCGTCGATCGATCCGCTGCCCGCCGGCGGATTCCAGTTGCGCGTGGTCGTCCCGGTCAACAGCGCCGACCGCCGCGAGCCCATCCGCTTCCTGCAGTTGATCGAGCCGGTGCCCCGCTCGCTCGCGCAGGAGATCGAGAAGGCGGAGGCGGGCTACCGCGACTACCAGGAGATCGCGTTCACGCGGCAGGCGCTCGAGCGCCTGTACGCGCTCACGCTGACCCTCACGCTGCTCCTCGCGCTCACCTCGGCGCTGGGGCTCGCGGTCGTGCTCTCGGAGCGCTTCAGCGCGCCGCTCGGCCTCCTGGCCGAAGGCACGCGCGCGGTCGCGCAGGGCGATTTCACGCGCCGCCAGCCGGTCACCTCGCGCGACGAGCTGGGCGTGCTGACCGAGTCGTTCAACACGATGACCGGCCAGCTCGCCGACGCGCACGCGCGCGACGAGGAGTCGCGCCGCGCGATCGAGACCACGCGCGCCTACCTCGAGAGCATCCTCGGCAACCTCTCCGCGGGCGTGCTCGCGTTCGACGACCGCGAGCGCCTGCGCACCGCGAACCCGAGCGCGAGCGTGATCCTGCAGCAGCCGATCGCCGAGCTCGCGGGCGTGCCGCTCTCCGAGTGGGGGCGCCGCCTGCCTTCGCTCGCGCCGTTCGCGGAACTCGTCGCCGAGGGCTTCCGCGGCGCGCGCGAGGGCCAGTGGCAGCGCGAGGCGCCCTGCGCGGTCGGGAATCTCTCCCGCACGCTGCTGATGCGCGGCTCGCGGCTGCCCGGGGAGCCGCACGGCTACATCGTCGTGTTCGACGACGTGTCCGAACTCGTGCAGGCGCAGCGCGACGCCGCCTGGGCCGAGGTCGCGCGCCGCCTCGCACACGAGATCAAGAATCCGCTGACGCCGATCCAGCTCTCCGCCGAGCGGCTCGCCGTGAAGCTCGAGAGTCGGCTCGAAGGCACGGACCAGGAGACGCTGAAGCGCGGCACGCAGACCATCGTGAGCCAGGTGGCGGCGATGAAGCACATGGTCGACGACTTCGCGGTCTACGCGCGGCAGCCGCGCCCCGGCCAGATGCAGGCGGTCGACCTCTCCGCCCTCTTGCTCGACGTGCTCGCCCTGTACGACAATCTGCGACCCGCCGTCTCGCTGGACCTTCCGGGCGCTCCGGTCGTCGTTCAGGGAGAGCCCACGCGCTTGCGCCAGGTCCTGCACAATCTCCTGAAGAACGCGATCGAGGCGCAAGCCGACCGCGACGATGCGTCGTGCGCGGTCGCGCTCCGCGCCGCGGCGGACGCCGGCGAGGCGACGCTCACGGTCGCGGACGGCGGGCCGGGATTCCCGCCCGACGTGCTCGCGCACGCGTTCGAACCCTACGTGACCACCAAGGCGAAAGGCACCGGGCTCGGCCTCGCGATCGTGCGCAAGATCGTCGACGAGCATGGCGGCCGCGTCTCGATCTCGAACCTCGCGCCGCACGGCGCACGCGTGGCGATCACCCTCCCGCTGGCGAAGGCATGA
- the def gene encoding peptide deformylase, with product MMMLPILEYPDPRLRKVAARVGTVTPEIRRLVRDMAETMYAAPGIGLAATQVDVAKRVIVLDISETRDDLRVFIDPEILAAEGEAEREEGCLSVPGYYDKVVRAAKIRVRAKGADGATFELDAEGLLAVCIQHEMDHLEGKVFVDYLSPLKRARLAGKLRKKQRLAG from the coding sequence ATCATGATGCTGCCGATCCTCGAGTACCCCGATCCGCGCCTCCGCAAGGTCGCCGCGCGGGTCGGCACGGTCACGCCGGAGATCCGGCGCCTGGTCCGTGACATGGCGGAAACCATGTACGCCGCCCCCGGGATCGGCCTCGCCGCAACCCAGGTCGACGTCGCCAAACGCGTCATTGTCCTGGACATTTCAGAAACGCGTGACGACCTCCGCGTGTTCATCGACCCCGAGATCCTCGCCGCCGAGGGCGAGGCCGAGCGCGAGGAAGGCTGCCTGTCGGTCCCCGGTTACTACGACAAGGTCGTCCGGGCGGCGAAGATCCGCGTCCGGGCCAAAGGGGCCGACGGGGCCACCTTCGAACTCGACGCCGAAGGGCTGCTCGCCGTGTGCATTCAGCACGAAATGGACCACCTCGAGGGCAAGGTGTTCGTCGACTACCTGTCGCCGCTCAAGCGGGCGCGGCTCGCCGGGAAGCTGCGCAAGAAGCAGCGGCTCGCCGGCTGA